Genomic segment of Populus nigra chromosome 6, ddPopNigr1.1, whole genome shotgun sequence:
GCACTGAGTCGCAGTTCTCTAGCCACCCAATTCTTTTTGCTCAAGTCGACAGTGAAGAGGTCATTTATCAATTGGCCGTCACtgtaaattcatcatttgaatcTGACTGACGTTGCTGCAAAACTTATATagcttcaattttgttttgcttggctcagttttttgtgttttgtgagACTTGGTAATGAAAttctttcaattatatataaataataatgataaataaaagaaattcaatccTGCATCACAGAAAAGCCATCCAGCCATCTCCCTCAACCATCCACCTTAAAATGGAGAAATTAATAACGTGGCCAATCCAAAGAATGATGTTAAAAAATCTACTTTATTTGCtctatatcttttaatttgagcAGGATATCGAgggataaaaataaacacttctgcggcaaattaaaatttcttccCCGGGAAAGATGAACTGGCATCCAGGTCTACTACCTAGTTACAACGTCTAAGAAATTTAATACCGTTGCGGGCATATCCAGCAGAGCCCCTTATTGACAGGGATCCAACTTCCATGCATATGATTATCACCGCAATAAAGTGCTCTTGATTCTGCTGCGTGTGACAAACAGATACCTTTTAAGTGCAAGCATCAGGAACCATGTAATCTTTGATATCTTCTCCTTTATCATCAAGAGCAATGCTGAGCTCAGCACAGTCTTCAGGTTCTGGGCCAGCAACCCTTTGAAGAAACCTGCCGCACCTTCATTTTTCCAAATAGAATAGAGTGCACCTGAAATTGTCTTGGTTTTTGCTTGAACTTCCTCAGCCTCACTTTCATCTGATTCCGCAGCCTGAAGCGTCACTTTACATCTGCCCAGGGTTCATATCTTCAGTCATTTCAACAGCATTTATAAAATGGTTTGAttaaaagggtttcaaatacATTGCATCGTTCATTTTTTATGGAACATCAATTAGTGATTTTGTTCATTAAAAACTTTTGACGGAAAAATGAAAGACATAATAGAGTATTATCATGAAATGCTAAGGGAATGATGACTGAATTGACTGCATACCTGATAGCTGGGTATGTGACACACGTCGCAATGCACTTTGAAACTGCACCCAATACAAAAGCAGAAAAGGCAGAGAGTGCTTCTGGAGATGATTCTATGCTTGATCTTTTGCTGAGCTGCCGCTCCAGTAGTCTTCGTTTCAACTGATCAAAAACTGTGTACTGTAAAACATAGAATTCCCCTTTCAGTTCGAGCTATTGATTCTTGAAACTCTAAGTCTCTCTTAGTGTTCACCCAAAATGCTTAAGCAGAAGCCTAAACAACAAAATCCTGGGTAAAAGCTACATTCATTCTCGGAACATCTCCAGAAAGAACAGTCCACCCCTCAAAAATCTCACAACTCAAAGGTACAAATCAAAAGATCGGGTGgtaaatcaaaaattttcatttcCCCCTGCCTCACCTCTCTAACCAAAACCCTAGCCTATTCCACAGTCCAGGCCCTCTGTGCATAAGCTCAATGATCTAAAGATGAGACCAAAACACTATATGTGCAAGCCAGACACACAAGTCAATACTCGAAAGCAGAGTCAAGTACCTGGATTGATGGGTTTGATGTCAGAAGAAGAGATATGCCAAGACCATCAAATGCCTCACTCCAAGTGCCCTCCGAGAGGGTTTTCCAAAGTCCTCTGGATTTTCCAAATTCACTTGTTTGCATTTTAGAGGATGCTGTATCCAGGGGCTGTCCAGCAAAACCAGAGATTAGGTTGTTAAACAGTATGCATTAGACTTATTCTAGGAAAGGTTTATACAGTCCCTAACTATAGATGTTTATTTGTTCCATGCATTGAACCGTTTTGGCCGGGACACCTCGACCACAAGAATTCAAATACCAttcaatataaaagaaatatatataaaaaaataataatcataggATAACAaagattttctttataaaagcagaaaaaaatggatatcaagATATGATTCACCTGTGTCACTATGACAGTGCAAGccccagcagcagcagccactATCAAATTTGCCTTTGTTCCAATGGTTTTGTTCCTACTTTTCTCCAAATATAACCGCTTAAAGAAGCTGTACCCGTAGAAATATACAAATTGTGAAATAAAAGACTGCAAGTTCTTCGTCCCAAGGCCTTGATACAATGAAAGAACCTGCCTGGAAGCAATTGCCTCCCAGAAAACATCAGATATGTTCCTGCAAACGCCGCAACATATTTTTCATGAGTGATCTTACCCAGAATGGTACGTTATCCAGGTAACCTCTTAATTGTTTTACCCATAGCAATTGAGCAGAACTCTTCCATAATCTGCTAGTTAAATgtctataataaaataaatatcaacctGTAACATGAAGGATTTCATCAACAAAAATTGCAAATTTACAGCTAAACAAGAAATTTGCCAGCATAACATCCTAAAATATGATAGTTAGCACAACACAGAGACTTATGAGTTCCAAACAGTCTTGAAAgctatgcataaaaaaatagaaaagattatGCGGGTAGTTGATACCTGGTGCTGGGCAAGAAATTCGCATAGCACCCCACAAAACCAAAAACTGCAGACACACAGTAGCTGAGAAGACGAGACGAGAAAGGACATACCTATACTTTTGTTGATGATGAGCTCTAACCTCAGCTTGATATTTGGTCTTGCAGGTGTCAAGTGGGTACGATATAGTGGTGCTAACCAGAGCACCAATTGCCCCTGATGTTGCCTCTGACAAAGACTCCAAATCAAAGGCCATGATGTTGGATATTCAGCACAAGTACTAACATAAATTGGGAGGTTACGAAATTAAGGAGGCtaaaatatgcatgaatttagggattttttttttaagaaaaaaaacacaataaacttagaaatttatcaaaataacgtggtttcaaaaaaaaaaacaaatcaggaGCTGTAACACAGTTTGATTATATCATGcttcataaatataatatttattaaatattattatttttaagcacAATAGAATAACTGTCATGCTTTATAATAGTgacatttaataaatattatatttctgAAGCGCGACATGATCAAATTGTGCTTCACCTCAAAAAAATTATGCGAATAACCTAACAGATATATTTAGATCAACGGGATAAGTTTAGACCTAAAAGAAAGTTTGGTCATGTTATATCGAAATAACAGCTCAAAAagaccataattttttatctgatcATTAGATTGTGCTTATATTTCTACTAAAATTTATGAGATTGTTTTCTATATAATAGTTACTACGCCGCTACAACAACCATCaaatctttataaattaaaaatttctttgaGACCTTTCAATTCTggtaattttgagatttttcttattatttttaaagcgATCGACCAGTTTCACTAACCTTTACAAATTGATTGACTGGTTTAATAAAGAATAACATAATTTGACTATGTTGGactttaaaaacatgatatttattaaatatttctaTTTTGAAGAATAATATAGCCGACCAATGCCATTTTACCAAAACcttttacttttatattaatttgctaattatattttttaaattttgtgtgCTAATTAAccaatttatcttgaatttaaaaGGTTGAGTGTATGGGAAAAGTGTCTATGGGAGaaattttgtattgtttaaagattgttttttaaggtgtatattttaaatatattaaagtaaattgtttattttaaagaaattttttttaatatcattatattaatttaaaaatattaaaatattatatattaaaacaaaaaaaaaactttcaaagatTTTTAAAGACATAACTGAACTGCAGTGTACTTTGTGAAACTGAAAGTGAAACATCGACACCGAAAAGCTGAGGTTCACTTTCGCAAGCGTTGTGCTTTCGTAATCCTATCTTTTTGGGAATCGGAAACGTACGCGACTTCTTTCTTtgtgaagaaaaattaaataaaaaaaaacaactactttTAAACCGGGCCCGGGCCTCACCCATCGAATCCATAAATTTATGGTAGCTACCAAAAATCTAACAGTGCCTCCTCCTATATAATTTCTCACTTTACGCTATAGCAGGACTCAATTTTTTctacatgtaaaaaattaatgccCGAATcaagggattttttttcaactctgcaAATCAAACCTAAAATCTCCAACCTATTCTATTTATCtaactcaaattttaaattaaattatataataattgcTCTAACATAATTTAATCAACTTGACAGgttaaataaaacttgaataacTAGTAAAAAGGTGGTCTaactttaaaaacattttcaatatatttttttaaaaaaaaatattaagattgtaAAATATTAGATCAACCCAAATGAATTTACATTAACATGTCAAACACTCGACCTAGGTTATAAActtcattaaatttaatagctttgtttttttaatattatttttatttaaatacataataaaaattgacGCATGAAAAACCAAGCAACAACTCAataccataatattttttaaaacaattataacttcataaaaattaaatcaaaatcaatcatgaaatctaattctTAATAGCtgtgttttttcttgaattattttctatttaatagtattaaaaatttgagtgtttttactatttaataatttaaaaattgaattgatataTTGAGGTTGGGCTCTGTTTATCTTTTTTACTTGCcttctataaaaattttaactaattttaaaaataactttgattatctttgatttttttatttgttaaatttagatttaaaaaaaaactagtttcaAGTTATACAAATCAATTGCTTAGATACAAACATAATATTCtcactttatgatttttttttgcttaaatatagcttttttatatttttttttctaattgaatgtttttccaTCTTCAATCTTCCATGATTGGTTGATTATAATTGGACTTTGTGGTATGTTTTGATTCAAATTCCATGGTGTTGTTAGAATCTCATGTCTTGGGTTACAAGTTTTGCGGGTTAATTATTATTGGTTCATGTCGAGCTGTCtcgatatgttttttaaaaatatcatttgacaTATCACCgtcttaatatatttaaaagtgttttatttaatatgcatcaatttttttacttttttaatatctttgtaatttttttaagattggaaaaaaaatgatattacaTGAATATGCATGCAAAGAATCTACTGGTAACTATCAAAAGTGATTTCACTTTTCCtcaccttttccttttccttttcttttcatatctATTTCATTCCTCTTAAATTGGTGGGTCCAtgataaataacaaatttactgaattttttttataaatatattgattttgcaatctttttttatagtaaataaTCTAAATCCTAATTTAGCCCAACTCGATGTCAAATAACCCATTCAGCCACGTCGGCAATCACAATTAaatgaaaggaagaagaaaatattgtgtGGACCCACATTGCCTTCTTTTGCGTGTACAATGAATTCACGGtctcttttagtttatgttttttaatattaatatcaacataGCTGACGTGTAGTTTTTAAGATCAGGTGGAGCACAATGGGCATGATAGATTGGATCTATCAAAGGAGGata
This window contains:
- the LOC133696702 gene encoding peroxisomal adenine nucleotide carrier 1-like — protein: MAFDLESLSEATSGAIGALVSTTISYPLDTCKTKYQAEVRAHHQQKYRNISDVFWEAIASRQVLSLYQGLGTKNLQSFISQFVYFYGYSFFKRLYLEKSRNKTIGTKANLIVAAAAGACTVIVTQPLDTASSKMQTSEFGKSRGLWKTLSEGTWSEAFDGLGISLLLTSNPSIQYTVFDQLKRRLLERQLSKRSSIESSPEALSAFSAFVLGAVSKCIATCVTYPAIRCKVTLQAAESDESEAEEVQAKTKTISGALYSIWKNEGAAGFFKGLLAQNLKTVLSSALLLMIKEKISKITWFLMLALKRYLFVTRSRIKSTLLR